In the genome of Mastomys coucha isolate ucsf_1 unplaced genomic scaffold, UCSF_Mcou_1 pScaffold21, whole genome shotgun sequence, the window TCCTCCCACTTTCACACACACGCCATGAAAACCACAGGGCAGGAGATCACAGAAGTCCTGGCTTAAAGCCAAGCAAAAGACTCATTCTCAGGCAGTGGGTTATAGGTCTCCTAAACAGGTTGTATGCTTCAGAAGGTCACTGTCATTAGCTGGCCTCTATCTGGCTTTTTAAGCACCAGACTGGACCACTGATTGAAGGTATAAGTCAAGCATGCTCCTTGCCCTGCGTTCTTAGGTTTCAAAGGCCAGCACCAACAGTCACTGTCTCTTGCCATCTCTGATGCTTTGAGAGGATAGCACACACAAATTTCAAGGGACATTTATCTCCCTACCTAGTGTGGTCCTCTGCTGGCAGCCTTTGTGGGTGGGATTTTCCAGATTGGGAGCATCATGGGCTCATGGGTCTGTCTCTCCAAGGCTGGGACCAAAAAATGAAGATAAGACCACATCTTCCAAGGGCTGCAGGCCTAGAGCCCAGTCCAGGCTGCTACTCTGTGACAAACGTAGAGGAAGTCAGTCCCCAGTAGGACAGAGAGGCACAAGGCAGCCTTCAGAAGGGACCAAGGGGACTCCCGTAGGAAGAGCCTCTGGTATGCAAGGTCCCAGGCCGTCATCTGAGCTCTTGGTTAGGTCCTTTCCCTGTCAAGTCAGTGGCCTTAGATTTTCATTTGGGTCATAGAGGGCCATGTGAGCAATCTCATAGCTTCACTTCTTCTACTAAATGTGCCAGCTGAATAATGTCTAATACCATTGTTATCCAAAGATGGAACTTACATTGCCTGCTCCTTGGGAATTTACGGAgcaatgtgcacatgtgtgtctgtggtctgTGGCAAAGTTGCATATATTCCTGAGGACTCTGATAGTGACATAGCCTTTGGCAGAggtaaagttgtgtgtgtgtgtgtgtgtgtgtgtgtgtgtgtgtacatgtgcatgtgcatgcatgctagATATACTCACATCAGTTTGGATGTTGGTCTTGGCCATGAGACAGActaggtctctctctctgacttgaCTCAGTTTCCCTGCAGGAGTGGGCTTAAGGGCATAAATATGCCAGATGGCTGCATCCTGGGGCCAACCATGGTCTGCAGAGCCCTGAGAGGCTGGTGGCCTCAGCAGACGTAGCCCAGGATACCCTAGGTAGATTAGGCTAGGGTAGGGTGTAGCTGTATAAAAGGGGTGAGAGTCATGGCTTCCAGGTCTGCACAGCTACCAGGATGTGTGTGAGGCAGTGTCTTCCTTACTCTTCTGTTGCCATGAAGAGATACCAGGATCAAGgcaagaaagagtttattgggagttagcttacagtttcagaaggttagagtccACCATTGTGGCAGGGAACATAGCAAAAGGTAGGTGGTGtagcactggagcagtagctgagaacttacatctgatccacaagcaagGCAGGGGGAGAGTATGAATgcgatagacagacagacagatgatagagagatagagatagatagataggtagatgatagatagagtactaactgggaatggtgtgagcttctgaaacttcaaagtccacccctaTCCACAtaactctaacaaggccacacctcccaatccttcccaaacagttccaccaactggggaacaaccattcaaacatatgagcccatGGAGGAGGCTGTTTTCTTTCAAAGCACCACAGGCAGGTAACAGACCTGTGTTCCTGAAGTGACAGTGAAGTCTCTGATGGTTATTTGAGTGGTGGAGGACCATGTGAGTAATCTCTGTGCTTCACAGTGAGCTGGAGGCTGGGCCTGGCTCCCAACTCGGATGCTGTCACCACACGGGTACAATGCTTAGCACAGTGCCTGACACAGGTGGCTATAGTGTAAGTGGATATTAAGGGATGAATATTGCGCCTCCCCCAATATTGTTGAAAACCTTGTTACCTTAATGATGGGCTTAGAAGGTAGGGCCTTTGAGAGATAGTCATGCAGGTGGACCTCTCACGGATGGCAAGTCTTCTACTCATGACTGAtggctctgtctttctcttttctctttttgattttaAGAGAGGGTCTCTCAATGTTgctcaggcaggccttaaacTGACCAGCCTCCTGCTTCGTGTACCCGGGGTAGCTGTATGCTAGGCCTGCAATACCAGGCCAGGTTCAGGCTCCGTTCTGATCCTTTAGAGGTATAGAAGCTGGATCATAGCTCTTTAATGTCTCCCAGTGGCAGCACGAATCCCATCTACTTATTGGGACCTAACAGTGTTACTGGGGAGCTGGTATCAGCCATCCCATACAACTGTACCATTGCCCAGGTGAGGGGGCCCACGGCTTGCTCCCATGGGCTCCAAACCCATCAACACAGGGTGAGCTTGATTCCTCtgcgcatgcatgcgtgtgtgcctgcgtgcgcgtgtgtgtatgtgtatatggaagCTAGAGATTGATGTCTAGAGTCTTCCTCAATtcctctccagtttattttttgaACCTGGGGCTCAGTTAGGCTGCCTGGCCAGCTCTAGGCATCTGCCTAgctccaccttcccagtgctgggattacagccctCCATCACTGTGCCTGGTTTTGcacgtgggtgctagggatttgaactcaggtccttgaaCTTAGGCAGCAGGCgttttactgactgagccctcTGCCCAGCCTCTTGATCCTTGGTTTTAAACACAGCGCTATGATGTCACGTGACTTGTCCATATTTAGGGTACAGCAATCCTAATAATCTCCGCCCACCCCGGGCCACTCCAAACCTTGCCTCTCAGTCACCTAACTCCCTGAGGCTGGTCAGGCCTGGCTGCCAATCCGCAGAGCTCGAACCTCTGAAAAATGATGGTGAGCCCTGTCCTTGAGTCATTAATTCTCCTGTGACTGAGGCCTTTCCCCCAGGGTGGGCGCGGGGCCAGGTGACTGATCACACCTGCTTGGCCTCTTGAGGACTTTGACCGGTGGGAGGCTTCGGCAGAATTTCCCGAGTGAAATGCCGCATGGAGATTAATGGCCCTGAGCTGTGTGGAGCTCTGGGTGTGCTAGGCTTGAATCAACCGGCCCCAGGTGCCCAGGGCTCTTGGATCTGCCCGCCACCCTGCTCGGTCCGACCCCTTCCTGGATCAGAGCTGCATGCGGGGGCCTTGCCTTTGCTTGGACCTCAGAGTCCCCCAGAAATGGTAGTCTCAGCATCATGCCTGAAACCTCcaacacaaataattttcaaTTTGCCTGGGAGTTTCAATCGTACAATCCAATGTTAAATAATAGATTAGATGCCTCGGGGAGAGAAACAggatttaagaagaaataaataaaaggcaaagtAAAAATCCGGGCCTGGGTTTGGAGAGTATTTCTGATCTCACAGCTTCTGCTCTTGGCCTGGATTTGACTTCCCAGCTCCTTCCCAAAGTGTTGGACAAGCAGGTCTCTGGGGCCATGGGACTGCCACCTACCCACATCTCTGAGAGTGGGTGGGGCTCGGTTTCAGATGCTGCACGGATTCATTCCACCCCCTGTACCCCTGTTCTGGGTCTCTGTAGCCCAAAGAGAAGCCTTAGCTTGTAGCCTTGGCAACTGCCCTCTGGTCAGCTGCCAGGCTGATCAAATGCTGGTATAGTCACACAGACTCCTGAGGGACTTTAAGCCATGGATGACAGAGAGCTGCAGGCTGGTACAGTGGTGGGCAGGCACCAGGCAGGGTCTGGTGGCATTGTGTGTGACACCCCAGAGGAAATGCTTATGGGATGGGATCTTCTCACTGCCCTTGAACTGTGGTCATTTCTGTCCACCCTCTTCCCTGTCACTGTAAGAGAAGGATTCTCATCTCCTTCCCACCTCTACTTCNNNNNNNNNNNNNNNNNNNNNNNNNNNNNNNNNNNNNNNNNNNctcctcctcttcctcctcctctagttcctcctccctcctccagctcctcctcctcctccagcccctcctcctcttcctcctcctcttcttcctccttctcctcctcttcctcctcttcctcttcctgtttctcttgctgTTACTTCTCTTACCCCTTTAACTTTTACTTTtccagacaggatctctcatgttgggtagccaaggatggctttgaaccaTCATCCTGTCTCCGCCTCTGGAATGCACTAGGCCCACTCGGGATCTGTCCCCATCTTTCCGGTCACACTCGCTGGGGGTGGGGCCATGCTCCAATTTCCCCCTGCTACCTTCCAGCAGCAGGACACCTGTTTATCAGAAACCTCCAGCTGTCTAAAGGCGTCTGGAATCTTGGCTTCCTGCAAAGCTCGTCTTGTCCTTGCTCCTGAGGTCACTtgctctcccccccaccccccagcagcaAAGCATTCTAATGGTTAAGGACACCAGACCTAACTGCCTGGCGctgaaaagagacagtcctttCAGAGCTACACGGCCTCGGGGTAAATTGTTTAAccccctctgtgtctctgtgtccttatCGGTAAGATCCCAGGAGGATATGACTGCACTGTTTCTATCGTACAGGGTGGTAAtggcaagtaaataaaataatatattcatgaaatatGCAGAGCAGTTTGGGATAAGCCTGTAAATAccatgatttttgtttgtgtgtgctgaGGCTTGAACCTAAGGCCTCAAGTATATTGACAAAGGCTTTAAGATGAATCCAGCCCCTCACTGGCAAGTCTGGGAAAGCAGTATACCAAGGCCTGATCTAtatccacatttttaaaaagtttattatgTTTAGTTGTTTATTCTGAATGTGTGCGTCTGCATGCCCGTCACTCAAATGTGGGTCagcaagagtcagttttctctcctaccatgtgggtcctgggaatgatGGAACTTAGATCGTCAGACCGAGTGGTGTTAGTAGCCATTTCGCAAGCCCCATTGCTATTATTTTCTTAGACTGTACCTCACTCTGTTGCCCAGGCAGATCTataactcagtatgtagcccaggctggccttgaactcaaagcatTTCTCTTGCCTGGGTCTCTTGAAAAGCTAGATCTTACATGTGCACCAGCGTACCTGGCCATCCTTATTTCTTGTTACCTCAAAAGTCAAGGCCAAAGAGTACAATGGTGTGGGCTTAAATGACAGCTccagctaggtgtggtggcaggatcccagtgctcaggaggcagacgcaggctGATCTatgtaagtttgaggacagcttggtctgcaaagtgacttccaggacagccagggctatgcagaaaaactctgttttgaaaaacaaagcaaaacaaaaccccaaacaaacaaatgaacacaaacaTGACAGCTCCAAATAGGGAAAATACTTGGTCAGTCTCTGAAGGTCCAGGATTCTGATTGCAATATTacgggtggaggcaggaggattgtgagccaggccagcctgggctacagagtataTTCAAGGCCAGCAGAGGCTATGGTACCTAGACACTgccttaaaaaacacagaaagaaggaagcaaagaagaaaaggcagtagggagggagaggatgggttCGAGATCCTTTCAAGAGGCAAGATAGAGTGCAGGGGTGGTGGGCTGAGATGGAGGTCTGGAGAGTTGGGGCACAGGACTGGAAGAGGTGGGGCTCAGGTAGGGTAGGAGATCTGAGGCATCTTCTAGATGTGCTTATGCAGATGTGGGGCAGGTGGCTGGCCAAGAGGGATGGAGAGCAGTGGCTAGAGGTCAGGGTTGGAGGTGTAAACTGGGAACCCAACCTAGGGGTGGTGCAGAGCTCTCTCCTCCAGGGGGTACACAAGCAAGTGAGGGGCCACTGGACTCAGAATACTGGAGGCTGCTGAAGAACTAGCATCAACCTGTTTAGAAACGGGGGGGTGAGGGtgaggatggggtgggaggatgttttcagagaaagaagagatccAGGAGAGGCAATGGGGCCTCTGGATGCATTTTGGTGGGAAAGACAGAACAGGGTTGAGGCAAGTCTTAGAGGGAGACTCTATTTTATTCATGTTTGAGATAGGGTTGTACCATGTAGTGCTAGCTGGTCTAAAACTCAGGATCAGAACCTCAAAGCCTTGGCCTTCTCAGCGTTGAGATTACATGGTGTGTACCCCTAtgccttttttaatttttaatttttatgttttgttgatGGATTCACCTAAGGATTGTGCTTGGGCGATGtcttggaggaggagacagagacatacataggGTGTGGGCAATGGAGAACACCTGGTGCTGAGAGACCGAACAGGACCCAACAGAAAATACCTACTTTTGTAGGGGCCCCCTGGgttttcccatttatttaaaCTATGGGAAGAGGTGATGCTCATGAATAGGTGTATGCAGTGTGagcacgggtgtgtgtgtgtgtgtgtttcNNNNNNNNNNNNNNNNNNNNNNNNNNNNNNNNNNNNNNNNNNNNNNNNNNNNNNNNNNNNNNNNNNNNNNNNNNNNNNNNNNNNNNNNNNNNNNNNNNNNNNNNNNNNNNNNNNNNNNNNNNNNNNNNNNNNNNNNNNNNNNNNNNNNNNNNNNNNNNNNNNNNNNNNNNNNNNNNNNNNNNNNNNNNNNNNNNNNNNNNNNNNNNNNNNNNNNNNNNNNNNNNNNNNNNNNNNNNNNNNNNNNNNNNNNNNNNNNNNNNNNNNNNNNNNNNNNNNNNNNNNNNNNNNNNNNNNNNNNNNNNNNNNNNNNNNNNNNNNNNNNNNNNNNNNNNNNNNNNNNNNNNNNNNNNNNNNNNNNNNNNNNNNNNNNNNNNNNNNNNNNNNNNNNNNNNNNNNNNNNNNNNNNNNNNNNNNNNNNNNNNNNNNNNNNNNNNNNNNNNNNNNNNNNNNNNNNNNNNNNNNNNNNNNNNNNNCATGAATAGGTGTATGCAGTGTGagcacgggtgtgtgtgtgtgtgtgtttccagtgaGGTGAGAAGATACCTGGTATCCCTTGGATGGACAGTGGAAAACATTGCCTTGCTTGGTTTTGGTAACCCTGCTCTTGGACCTATATGAGGGGTGAGAGAAGCTGAGGTGCTGGGGAGCTTGGTACTTGGACAGGTCCTTTTGGAAGGGGTGGGTTAGAAACTAGTGTCTGGGGTCTTTCTAGAGATTCTGTGGAGGTTGACTTAGAGAGGCTGGGGGTGCAATTTCTGCACTGGCCAGTGTCACCCACTCTGGAATGttgctgccacctggtggcccAGTTAGGAATGCACCAGCCTCTGTTCAGGAGCAGGGACTTGGCCCCACCTGGTGGTCATGAGTGGTTCTGCACCTATAAAGTCCCTGTTGGCAATTATGCTACATGGGAGAGAAAAGTGGCTTGTCCTGTTTGCTTGGTACCAGGTTTGAGTCAATCTGTCTGGATTTCGAATGTCTCCCCAGGGACACCTGAGGGCTTTGAATTCTACTCAAATGTACCCACAACCAAGGACACTTCCTCCGTTGTGAATTCAGTTTCGCGTGCGCCTGCTATTTCTGGGCCACAGTTAGCTACACCTCTCAAGCTTTCTCTCACATGGATCTGCCTAGAGCTGGTTCTGGCTCCCGTCAGGGTGACCTTCTTAGCTTTCTGAGCCTCTGGACATCTGCCTTCAATGACTCTCCTAAGTCCCTCAGGCTGTGACTCGATCCTCCTCCCCACGCCCCTGGGTCCTTCCCTATCAGATGGTCACTTCCAGCTGGAACCAGCGGGTAGCCTCACCCTTGCTTGGGGCTCCTGGATGAATGTGGTTTCAAGACAGAAGGCAGCCTCAGTCATTGTTCCAATCCTGGAAGATTCCAGAGTCTACTACTGTGGAGGCAAAATGGAGACAGACTAGCCGCAGccagtctgaggccagctggaTTCCAGCAGCATCTGCCTGGGGGACTTGGAGCTGTCTCTCCTCAGGGACCCAACATCAGCTTTAGGAGTGGTCCTAGGAGGACCTGGATATATCTGCCCCACACAGATGGATccagaaaggcaggcagaggtTCTCAGCAATCCTGGGGAGACAGGCAAACAGACATCTGTTCCTAATACGAAGTGGTTCCCTCTCCTTGTAGATACGGTTCACACAGCCCCAGTCACACCCATACTGGAAGCACCAACAGTACTTCCACTGGGACCTTGCTGGTGTCACTCTGGCTTGTGACAATTTCAGAATCAGTTCTGGCACCAAACTGTACACTTAAGGAGAGGTTTCACATAcagctctgccttcccttcccccaaagctGGTTCCTCAAGGGTGGGTAATCTGTCAGCCTTGAGGTGTTTGATCAGGTGAATAGATAAGGCTGAGGGTCACACTCAGGGTCAGGGATGTGCTGGCTTTAGCTTTAGCCAGCTTACAGTAGATGTCTAGGAAGCTGAGGACAACACTGATCCCCACGGTGAGAATCACACCGTGATTCTGCTGCTCAGTGCCTTATGGGGCCCCAGGAGCAGCCCTAATGGGCACCTGATAGGGACCTTGCTTGTCCCTGTTCTGGCAGTCCTTAGAAGACCTGCTGCAAGGTGAGACACACAGAACTCCACTCCCTCAGTGGGGACAGGACTATTGTTTCTCTCAGGGACTTAGCAGGGCCCACAGGTGgtctggaaagagaaagaactcaaacaaacaagcaagatcctgtctcaccAAAACCAAAgcaggctcagaggttaagagctcagATTGCTCTAGCTGGTCAGCTCCTACAGGGAGGTTCATagctgcctgtcactccagctttGGGGAAATCTGACCCCATCCAGCCTTCACTGACACccgcactcatgtgcacatattcacatataattaatagtaaaataaatcttttaaaatttttctaagaCTCCCCAAAGCATAGGGCAAGGTCTCTATGAACTCATAGCACGGCCTGGAGTAGACACCACTTCTCTGAAAACCATGTGCTTTATTCAGACCTCCTCAGGGTTATAGAAAAGCATCAAACCACGTGGTTTGGTACAAGGCAAAGGATAAGGGGATGTAGGACATCCCTCACTGCTGGGGCCCCCTTCTGGGCCTCAGGCTTCCCTGGTCAGCATAGCTTGGCATAGCTCAGCTGAGTTCTTAAAGCAGCCACCTGAATGCTCAGTATCAAGCTCAGCCAACCCAATAAAGAAATAGGTGTGGAACAAGGGTCAAGTCCATTGTCTGGGCCTCTGTGGCCCACCTAGGGCCACTGCCACAAGGCCTCACATCCTCAGAGCCCTGTGGCCTCACACCTCCGAGCTCAGTCCCTGAAGGCTGCCTATGCACAGGTGAGTAGGCTTAACCGACAGACCCCGCCCCTGACCAGCAGGCCCCGCCCTCAGTACAGGTCTGAGAAAGGCTTGGAGTAGTTGAACATCAGGTAATCCATGTAGTAGAAGTCGTAGGTTCGCTGTCGCTGCAGCGAGGAGAGCTGAGCGAAGTACTGATGGGTGATTCTCGCTGTGGTCCGCGCCTCCTCAGAGTGTCTGTCCTTGAACCTCGGGAAAGTCAGGTTCCCAGGCGCATGGATGAGACGCAGGAAGAAGTTGGCATCGTCTTCCATGCTCTCGAACTTGCCCACGAAGTCATAGTCGATGAGGCAGGGGCTGCATAGCCGGCTAACATGGTCCCAGTGGATGTCCATGCCCACGGGCCGGTGGACATCCAATAGGTACTGGACGAACTCGGGGAACTGCACACCGGAGCCAGTCCGCAGTGCCTCCCGCGAGGCGTTAGCCCGGTACCGGGCCAGGATAGCCTTGCCAAAGACAGGATGATAGTAGCTGTTGGGATGCTCAAACTTGTCTCGGAAAGCTGAGACTAGCCGCTCAAAGGGTTCCCGGACAAAAAGCATTTTGGTGTAGGTACTGAGCCGGTGCACGATCCCCTGCCGGTCGAAAGTATCCAGGCGTTTGAGGGCGCTGCCATAGTGGACGGTGTTGTGTTGGATATCTGCAGTAGATGAGGCTAACCCTGCCAGCACCATGAGCACCCGCTTCCAGTTGGAGCAGCCTGCCTTGGGCACTTCACAGTACAGCACACGGTGGCGGTCCTCCACGAAGATGCGGGAGACGTGGCGGGGAGTGACCGCTCTGCGGCTGCTGCTGGCCCTGTACTTGGCGCAGGCTTCTCGCATCACACGCTTGCGCTCCTGCTGGGTCTGGTGCAGGTTGACCCAACGACTGTCCATCGTGCGGGGTCTCGGCTGGATAAAGGTTTCGGACGAGTTGTTGCCTCGGCTGGTCCCTGCAGCTGGCATCTTTTTGATGAGCAGTCTTCGCCTGCGCTGCCGGAGTCGTAAAGGAGATCCCGCCGCCTTCGGGTGAAGTCGAGGCTGGTCAGGAGCCTGTAGTTGGAGGCCTCTTGGCGACCCGCTGGGTGAATCTCGTGTGACCCTTTCGGTGGGTATCCTCAAATGGTTGTCCTAGGACAAGAAGAGAAGTGGCTAGGGATTGCAGAAATGTGGGACCTGAACGGCAAATATAATTTCTACCACAAGGTGGAGCAGTCCCCCCAGGAACTAGGCGCGATGGTGGGACGGGGTGGGGCACTGCTATTggcctgcaggcagcaggaatagATTTATGGTGTCTGTTAGTACAGTCCAAAGGAATTATCTAACAGAGAAGGGAAATTCATGGAGCCAAAGCCCCAGGTTTTGTTCCCAAGGCTCCTGGAAAGGAGCCAATACATTTCCTATGAATGGATTCACCATAAGCTCTGAAACTGTCTTTTTCACCCTCTCCAACATCCCCTTCCCGGTATCTGTGATTTATGGAATTCTTGGAACTTACATGCTGGGGCTGCTGAGGCCTGATGCTGAACTTTATACCTGGAAAgcaacagaggagagagaagcgTGCATTAAACAGCAGAAGCATGAAAGTACCACATACCTGCCCAGCCCAACAATCAGGGCACCTCCCCTGGCCACCTCCACCTGGCCCTGTCATTAACTCACAAAGCACCCTGTCCAGTCTCTCTCCGTGCCTGTCACCACATCCTGCTCCATCCTTGAATATGATAATACTCACACTCCAGGCCTATGGAAGAAAGGCATTTCTTCACTCCTGGGAGATTCCCCTGCCTGGACATTCACAGCGTAGCTTTGGACTTCTTGGTATTGTCACAGGGATGATGCCCATTTCTGGGTCACCCTGGTGTCCCCTAAAAGTGCAAGCAGAGCCAAGGCATGGGCAAGTGCTGATTGGTGACTTGGGGAAGATGCAGAGAGATCTGTCTGTTGCTGGCTGTGTTCATTACTTTTCtggttgctatgacaaaatgtctgatatatatcaattaaaagaagaaatactgggctgggagaggtggctcagcggttaaaagcactggctgctcttcttccagaggtcctgagttcaagctcaaaaccatctataatgagatctgagtcTTCTGACCTGCAGGCATAATAATACTGGGGAGGCtagagagactgctcagcagtttagagttcttgctgctattccagagggcccgggttcaattcccagtaccacatgacaactgacaaccatctgtaattccagttccagagactcTAGTACCCTTTCCTAGCCTCTTCGGGCACTAAACACATGTGGATATACATGtagcaaacaaacatacacagaaaattaaaataaataaatctttaaaaaaaaaaagaggaaagatttatttagggCCACAGTTTTAGAGAGATCAGTCCATGGTTGCCTGGCCTCAGGTGCTTGGACAGAGACCATCATGGTGGTTGAAAGATGTGGCAGAGGAAGTCGTTCGCTTCACAGCTGACCAGAAAACTGAGAAAGTAAGATGGGACAGGGCCTGGGAGCAGATGCCTTCAAAGACCTATCTTCAGTGACCCTCTTCTTCAAGGTAGATCTCACCCTTTAAAATTCTCACAATTTCCTAAATAGGGCCAAAAGCAGGGGACCAAGCCTCTAACACATAAACCTTGTACTAATACTTTTATTGTATGAGACAAAATCTAAGACAGAAGCAATATAGAACGATTTACATTTGTTTCACAATTCTATGATGGGTGAGCCAAGATGGCTTGGCTTCTGTCTCTGGTTGGAAAATGATCTATTATATCTCAGCCAATAAGAAACCAgagatctgggctggagagatggctcagcagttaagagcactgaccactcttccagaggtcctgagttcaattcccactaaccatgtggtgactcacaaccatctgaaatggggtctgatgctctcATCtactgtgtgtctgaagatagctacagtgtactcatattaataaaaatacataaatcttaaaaaagaaagaaagaaagaaagaaaggaaggaaggaaggaagaaagaaagaaagaaagaaagaaagaaagaaagaaagaaagaaagaaagaaaggaagaaagaaagaaggaaaagaaaccagagatTTTAGGCCCAAACCAAGGCTGAGAATACAGGCCAGGCCCTGTATTCCTGCATCTGCCATTTAGGCTATGTGCCCTAAAGGTTCTGCAGCATtctcaaacagcaccaccagaCGGTGGCCAAGTGTTTGAACACTTGAACCCATGAAGGACATTTCGCATTCAAGCCATAATAAGCCTttaagagggacacttcatacccaAACCATTATATTGGCCAAGTTCTAGAATGTTCCCTCTGCCCACCAAAAAGGGCAGACAAAGAGGGCTTCAAATCATTTGGTATGTTGATGGGAAGTTGTTTGAGAAGGCCGACATTCTGTTGAGAGATCATCTACTTCCAGTCTCACCTGTCCACTGAGATGTCAGGGACTCTGTTCCTGGGTCCTAGGGTGGACATTTGCACTCTGAAACTTTGCTGAAAGCCAGTCACAATTAGAAAAACAGTTGCCCCTCCCACAAGCAAAGAGCCAGAGTGATGGCCAGTATGTTAAGGCACTGTGTCCACATGACCAGTTCCTGGCTGAGAAGGGAAGGGGTGGTTCTGGTGGGCCAGCACTCCCCCTGGGAACTGAGCAGAGGCCAGTGGTTATTAACAAGCTGGTGAGGGGATAGCCAGGTTGTCATTGACCCATACAGTGGATTTTTCTGTGGGATCCAGTTTCTTGGCTTCTGTGATGCCCCGTTGATCTCATGGTGTCCAGTATGAGGCTGGGCCCCACATTGTCTTCATTTGTTAGCAAGCAAAGAAGCCAACAAAGGTTTCTTCTGAGATAGAAAGCCTAGATGGCTAGAGTTTCCTGGAACTTTCAcggtgtgtttgcatgtatagtaaatacatttgtgtgtgagcatacatgtGGTGTTTTGTCCATTCATATgtatctgcacatgtgtgtgtctatgtgtgtgtgtgtgtgtgtgtgtgtgtgtgtgtgtgagtgagcatgcatgtggtgtTTTCCTTAACTATCCTCTACCTAATTTTGTTTcaggtctatgtgtgtgtatttatgtatatctgcatgtgttatgcatgcaagcatgtgtgtgcatgtgtgtgtgtgcatgagcatgcatgtggtgtTTTCCCTAATCATTCTCTaccttatattttttttcaggtctatgtgtgtgcatgcatgtgtgtgtgtgtgtgcctatgcatttgtgtgtgtgcatgtgtgggtagaGACCCAAAGTTGACAAATCTTCCTCTATCACTGGCTACCTTATTCATTGGGGGTCTCTCATTCTTCGCTTCAGATAGACTGGCTGACTAGTGAGCACCTGGGATCCTacatccccagcactgccaacTCTGGCTTTTCTACTTCGATACTTGTGAGCAGAAAGTCCTTATGCTTGCACTATAAGCAGTGAACTATTAAGCTAGTTCCTGAGACTCCAGAGTCTCACACCAATTTcacaccaagctggcctcacacttacAACACCCTTGCTTTTG includes:
- the Chst8 gene encoding carbohydrate sulfotransferase 8 isoform X1 — encoded protein: MTPRLGTMRLTCMFSSILLFGAAGLLLFISLQDPIELSPQQVPGIKFSIRPQQPQHDNHLRIPTERVTRDSPSGSPRGLQLQAPDQPRLHPKAAGSPLRLRQRRRRLLIKKMPAAGTSRGNNSSETFIQPRPRTMDSRWVNLHQTQQERKRVMREACAKYRASSSRRAVTPRHVSRIFVEDRHRVLYCEVPKAGCSNWKRVLMVLAGLASSTADIQHNTVHYGSALKRLDTFDRQGIVHRLSTYTKMLFVREPFERLVSAFRDKFEHPNSYYHPVFGKAILARYRANASREALRTGSGVQFPEFVQYLLDVHRPVGMDIHWDHVSRLCSPCLIDYDFVGKFESMEDDANFFLRLIHAPGNLTFPRFKDRHSEEARTTARITHQYFAQLSSLQRQRTYDFYYMDYLMFNYSKPFSDLY
- the Chst8 gene encoding carbohydrate sulfotransferase 8 isoform X2; this encodes MSRQGNLPGVKKCLSSIGLECIKFSIRPQQPQHDNHLRIPTERVTRDSPSGSPRGLQLQAPDQPRLHPKAAGSPLRLRQRRRRLLIKKMPAAGTSRGNNSSETFIQPRPRTMDSRWVNLHQTQQERKRVMREACAKYRASSSRRAVTPRHVSRIFVEDRHRVLYCEVPKAGCSNWKRVLMVLAGLASSTADIQHNTVHYGSALKRLDTFDRQGIVHRLSTYTKMLFVREPFERLVSAFRDKFEHPNSYYHPVFGKAILARYRANASREALRTGSGVQFPEFVQYLLDVHRPVGMDIHWDHVSRLCSPCLIDYDFVGKFESMEDDANFFLRLIHAPGNLTFPRFKDRHSEEARTTARITHQYFAQLSSLQRQRTYDFYYMDYLMFNYSKPFSDLY